The proteins below are encoded in one region of Macrobrachium rosenbergii isolate ZJJX-2024 chromosome 29, ASM4041242v1, whole genome shotgun sequence:
- the LOC136854542 gene encoding glutathione S-transferase Mu 6-like: MAPVFGYWEVRGLGQYIRLLLEYVGEQYEEKTYRYGPAPDFDKNAWFSVKPTMDLPIPNLPYYIDGDVKQTQSYAIMRHLGRKYDLCGRTEKERMTVDLLMEQGKDMRFGFYITCQNYTEEGAKKYITNLKETLKLLSNILGNQSWFAGDKITLADFVMYEELDVTSFMDPKYLDSFPNLKNFVKRFEELPAIKKFLSSPRHFKSHVNGPKVKFGPGE; the protein is encoded by the exons CTCGGTCAGTATATTAGGCTCCTTTTAGAGTATGTTGGCGAACAATACGAAGAGAAGACCTACAGGTACGGCCCTGCTCCTGACTTCGACAAGAATGCTTGGTTTTCTGTCAAACCAACCATGGACCTCCCCATACCCAAc CTGCCATATTACATAGACGGAGATGTGAAACAGACACAGAGCTACGCCATCATGCGCCATCTGGGGAGAAAGTACGACCTCTGTGGAAGAACAGAGAAGGAGAGGATGACAGTCGACCTGTTGATGGAGCAGGGGAAAGACATGCGTTTCGGGTTCTACATAACCTGTCAAAATTAC ACAGAAGAAGgggcaaagaaatatataaccaATCTGAAAGAAACCTTGAAATTACTCTCGAACATTTTGGGTAATCAGTCCTGGTTCGCAGGTGATAAG ATAACTCTGGCAGACTTCGTCATGTACGAGGAACTTGACGTGACCAGCTTCATGGATCCCAAGTACCTGGACTCTTTCCCGAACCTGAAGAACTTCGTCAAGCGCTTCGAGGAACTCCCAGCCATTAAGAAGTTCCTGTCATCTCCTCGACATTTCAAGTCCCATGTCAATGGGCCCAAAGTCAAGTTCGGCCCAGGTGAATAA